One genomic window of Conger conger chromosome 7, fConCon1.1, whole genome shotgun sequence includes the following:
- the LOC133132425 gene encoding odorant receptor 131-2-like: MEEGNVSSGQLSFLHQQVYVIQMNAVVVTEVIVILATALFFTFMSGIMFFILWSKPKFREDSRYILFAHMLINDSVHLMGTILLYLFALASLYMSKAICSILILISAVTYNNTPLNLAVISLERYVAIRFPLRHTEIATQRRTAIAIGIMWFISSFNILIEIFYIMALDPHFFSAPIFCMREQMLIEEWQLTLYSAASFLFLVVVALTILYIYVSITLVAKSASTNKDSANKARKTVLLHMIQLGLCITSLLFALFESLIAKTATALYVPLQFLNFFCLLVLPRCLSPLIYGLRDNAIRPLFLRYFRCNPTTLK, from the coding sequence ATGGAGGAGGGCAATGTTTCATCTGGGCAGCTCTCATTCTTACACCAGCAAGTCTATGTAATACAGATGAATGCAGTTGTGGTGACAGAGGTAATTGTGATATTGGCAACTGCATTGTTTTTTACCTTCATGAGTGGCATCATGTTCTTCATTCTGTGGAGCAAACCAAAATTCAGGGAGGACTCACGTTACATCCTCTTTGCCCACATGCTCATCAATGATTCTGTTCATCTAATGGGGACTATATTGTTGTACTTATTTGCCTTGGCATCCCTCTATATGTCTAAGGCCATCTGCTCTATCCTGATACTGATTTCTGCAGTCACTTATAACAACACCCCACTCAACCTGGCAGTGATTTCACTGGAGCGCTATGTGGCCATTCGCTTCCCTTTGCGTCACACAGAGATCGCCACCCAGAGAAGGACAGCGATCGCTATTGGAATAATGTGGTTCATTAGCTCTTTTAACATCCTCATTGAGATATTTTACATCATGGCACTTGATCCCCACTTTTTCAGTGCACCCATATTTTGTATGCGGGAGCAGATGTTAATTGAGGAATGGCAGCTCACCTTGTACAGTGCGGCaagttttcttttccttgtGGTTGTGGCTCTGACAATCCTCTATATTTATGTTAGTATAACATTAGTAGCTAAATCAGCTTCCACAAACAAGGATTCAGCCAATAAGGCTCGCAAAACTGTGCTGCTCCACATGATTCAGCTGGGACTATGTATCACCTCTTTGCTGTTTGCATTGTTTGAGTCTCTGATTGCCAAGACTGCCACTGCCTTGTATGTGCCTCTGCAATTCTTGAACTTTTTTTGCCTCCTTGTTCTTCCTCGATGTCTAAGTCCCCTCATTTATGGCCTGAGAGACAATGCCATCCGGCCACTTTTCCTCAGGTACTTCAGGTGCAACCCCACCACACTCAAGTAA